In Brachyspira pilosicoli, the genomic window TTTCTAATAAATTAGATTCTGCTGTGAGTATGGGTATTGCGGTTACATTTGTACTTGTGCTTACTGCGGCTGTTAGCTGGATGATACAATATTATATATTAGTGCCTTTTAAGATTGAATTTTTACAAACTATTTTGTTTATTATAGTAATAGCTGCCTTAGTACAATTTGTAGAGATGGTAGTAAGAAAGACTAGTGAGAGTTTATACTTATCTTTAGGTATTTATCTTCCTCTTATTACTACTAACTGCTGTGTATTAGGTTTAGCTTTATTTGGTGTTTTATACAAATATAACTTTATACAGAATATAGTATTTGCTTTAGGTGCTGGAGTTGGTTTTACATTAGCATTAGTGATAATGGCTAGTATTAGAGAGCGTTTAGCTACTGCAAACATACCAGAGGCTTTTAAGGGACCTGCTATGCCTTTCATTACTGCTGGTATATTAGCACTTATATTTTATGGTTTTTCAGGTATCATAAAAATCTGATATTTGTTATTAAAGGATAGTAAAAATGGTTACATCTATATTGGTGGCTTCAATATCTTCGGCTTTAATAGCTTTGATATTGGCTGTTTTATTA contains:
- the rsxA gene encoding electron transport complex subunit RsxA — encoded protein: MMNLILLFVATVLVNNFVLTKFLGICPFLGVSNKLDSAVSMGIAVTFVLVLTAAVSWMIQYYILVPFKIEFLQTILFIIVIAALVQFVEMVVRKTSESLYLSLGIYLPLITTNCCVLGLALFGVLYKYNFIQNIVFALGAGVGFTLALVIMASIRERLATANIPEAFKGPAMPFITAGILALIFYGFSGIIKI